A genomic region of Oryza glaberrima chromosome 1, OglaRS2, whole genome shotgun sequence contains the following coding sequences:
- the LOC127760379 gene encoding uncharacterized protein LOC127760379 isoform X1 gives MGANCCIAAKERPQPCVTPIEVSAFRNVRHSPSWSFRWDNRTHIEDIMEMPALFSNHSSGSIRPETKSGSIAPTDGFSNGGSPSDMFNKLKCHKSDRKRESSKIARSDLRAGRSTTSNSSPEAKLSRKSLDTVSVASDSKMSISVPSTPPAISRADPSSSSRGHSLPTDADSMRKARRSPGYQLYRQVSDSKIPSLRSLNEGASPEGRPSSSMLSVCSNDLSAVGSHGESSDGWSMRTFSEMVASSQRERWSVDSELLGSVSSKMTRSNASNNPTTHSPDQEVCKLCLKLLKERSTWNAQELAVVAVLLCGHVYHADCLDSLTAEADKYDPPCPVCTHGEKCTVKLFGKLESKTKNKIPKNVIVDVNLDGSSKHQKESRREPRLGTSSSLKGSFSRPFLRRHFSIGSRPSQSISESESARKKGFWARHWRE, from the exons ATGGGAGCTAATTGCTGTATAGCTGCAAAAGAGAGGCCTCAGCCATGTGTTACTCCAATTGAAGTGTCAGCATTCAGGAACGTAAGACACTCTCCATCATGGAGCTTCCGGTGGGATAACCGCACACACATAGAAGACATAATGGAAATGCCCGCATTGTTTTCCAACCATAGTAGTGGAAGCATTCGGCCTGAAACAAAGAGTGGCTCAATTGCGCCAACTGATGGCTTTTCTAACGGAGGCAGCCCTTCTGATATGTTCAACAAGCTCAAGTGCCATAAATCTGACAGGAAGAGGGAGTCATCTAAGATTGCGAGATCTGACCTTCGAG caggTAGATCCACCACAAGCAATTCTTCCCCTGAG GCAAAGCTTTCCAGAAAATCGCTAGACACAGTAAGTGTGGCTTCAGATTCGAAGATGTCAATCTCTGTTCCTTCAACGCCGCCTGCTATATCCAGAGCAGATCCTTCATCATCCTCCAGGGGGCATTCTCTACCAACAGATGCAGATTCAATGAGGAAAGCACGTCGATCACCAGGGTATCAACTGTATAGACAGGTCTCCGACAGCAAGATTCCATCTCTCAGGTCTCTCAATGAGGGTGCCTCTCCTGAAGGAAGGCCATCCTCCTCCATGCTCTCAGTCTGCAGCAATGATTTATCTGCAGTAGGATCACATGGCGAGTCATCTGATGGTTGGTCAATGCGAACATTTTCTGAAATGGTCGCATCATCTCAGAGAGAAAGATGGTCAGTTGATAGTGAGCTCTTAGGTTCTGTTTCGAGTAAAATGACAAGATCAAATGCTTCTAATAATCCTACTACACATTCACCTGACCAAGAGGTGTGCAAGCTATGTTTAAAGCTATTAAAGGAACGGTCCACATGGAATGCTCAGGAACTGGCTGTTGTTGCTGTTTTATTGTGCGGCCATGTTTACCATGCTGACTGTTTGGATAGCTTAACTGCAGAAGCTGACAAATATGATCCCCCTTGTCCTGTATGCACCCATGGTGAGAAATGTACAGTGAAGCTATTTGGGAAGTTGGAATCAAAGACAAAGAACAAGATACCTAAAAATGTGATAGTTGATGTTAATCTAGATGGGAGCTCTAAGCATCAGAAGGAAAGTAGGAGAGAGCCCAGATTAGGCACAAGTTCTAGCTTGAAGGGCTCGTTTAGTCGCCCGTTTTTGAGAAGGCATTTCTCTATTGGCTCTCGGCCATCCCAGTCAATTTCAGAGAGCGAGTCTGCCAGAAAGAAGGGCTTCTGGGCAAGGCACTGGAGGGAATAG
- the LOC127760379 gene encoding uncharacterized protein LOC127760379 isoform X2, with product MGANCCIAAKERPQPCVTPIEVSAFRNVRHSPSWSFRWDNRTHIEDIMEMPALFSNHSSGSIRPETKSGSIAPTDGFSNGGSPSDMFNKLKCHKSDRKRESSKIARSDLRGRSTTSNSSPEAKLSRKSLDTVSVASDSKMSISVPSTPPAISRADPSSSSRGHSLPTDADSMRKARRSPGYQLYRQVSDSKIPSLRSLNEGASPEGRPSSSMLSVCSNDLSAVGSHGESSDGWSMRTFSEMVASSQRERWSVDSELLGSVSSKMTRSNASNNPTTHSPDQEVCKLCLKLLKERSTWNAQELAVVAVLLCGHVYHADCLDSLTAEADKYDPPCPVCTHGEKCTVKLFGKLESKTKNKIPKNVIVDVNLDGSSKHQKESRREPRLGTSSSLKGSFSRPFLRRHFSIGSRPSQSISESESARKKGFWARHWRE from the exons ATGGGAGCTAATTGCTGTATAGCTGCAAAAGAGAGGCCTCAGCCATGTGTTACTCCAATTGAAGTGTCAGCATTCAGGAACGTAAGACACTCTCCATCATGGAGCTTCCGGTGGGATAACCGCACACACATAGAAGACATAATGGAAATGCCCGCATTGTTTTCCAACCATAGTAGTGGAAGCATTCGGCCTGAAACAAAGAGTGGCTCAATTGCGCCAACTGATGGCTTTTCTAACGGAGGCAGCCCTTCTGATATGTTCAACAAGCTCAAGTGCCATAAATCTGACAGGAAGAGGGAGTCATCTAAGATTGCGAGATCTGACCTTCGAG gTAGATCCACCACAAGCAATTCTTCCCCTGAG GCAAAGCTTTCCAGAAAATCGCTAGACACAGTAAGTGTGGCTTCAGATTCGAAGATGTCAATCTCTGTTCCTTCAACGCCGCCTGCTATATCCAGAGCAGATCCTTCATCATCCTCCAGGGGGCATTCTCTACCAACAGATGCAGATTCAATGAGGAAAGCACGTCGATCACCAGGGTATCAACTGTATAGACAGGTCTCCGACAGCAAGATTCCATCTCTCAGGTCTCTCAATGAGGGTGCCTCTCCTGAAGGAAGGCCATCCTCCTCCATGCTCTCAGTCTGCAGCAATGATTTATCTGCAGTAGGATCACATGGCGAGTCATCTGATGGTTGGTCAATGCGAACATTTTCTGAAATGGTCGCATCATCTCAGAGAGAAAGATGGTCAGTTGATAGTGAGCTCTTAGGTTCTGTTTCGAGTAAAATGACAAGATCAAATGCTTCTAATAATCCTACTACACATTCACCTGACCAAGAGGTGTGCAAGCTATGTTTAAAGCTATTAAAGGAACGGTCCACATGGAATGCTCAGGAACTGGCTGTTGTTGCTGTTTTATTGTGCGGCCATGTTTACCATGCTGACTGTTTGGATAGCTTAACTGCAGAAGCTGACAAATATGATCCCCCTTGTCCTGTATGCACCCATGGTGAGAAATGTACAGTGAAGCTATTTGGGAAGTTGGAATCAAAGACAAAGAACAAGATACCTAAAAATGTGATAGTTGATGTTAATCTAGATGGGAGCTCTAAGCATCAGAAGGAAAGTAGGAGAGAGCCCAGATTAGGCACAAGTTCTAGCTTGAAGGGCTCGTTTAGTCGCCCGTTTTTGAGAAGGCATTTCTCTATTGGCTCTCGGCCATCCCAGTCAATTTCAGAGAGCGAGTCTGCCAGAAAGAAGGGCTTCTGGGCAAGGCACTGGAGGGAATAG
- the LOC127760378 gene encoding NAC domain-containing protein 74, protein MESLRDMVLPPGFGFHPKDTELISHYLKKKIHGQKIEYEIIPEVDIYKHEPWDLPAKCDVPTQDNKWHFFAARDRKYPNGSRSNRATVAGYWKSTGKDRAIKMGKQTIGTKKTLVFHEGRPPTGRRTEWIMHEYYIDERECQACPDMKDAYVLCRITKRNDWIPGNGNELDNSDPHPEPYDAPPSVISTELLNPAAEPVVGVEAAPVTVAEPDGVTTSAITANIPSPSDDINLDDWLNELFDPFFDPEQSLASADLSPDEQNVESSNLGALAPKVEQDYSSPNENVVDDTEYLLPEDVYNILHPGTDDFNMLQNPLDQYPIQYATDVWSGIQKEELWSPQANAEPSQSNEAADNGIIRRYRSMKTPETSVPQFKGKTQAKMRVGINKMATSSSESINQTIKFENSGRLVEHQKNQAHDVASTKRSDAGKPSTELSSNRGFLRGIRNAFAGCSDARWNMILVAGFAIGVAVVALHIGQRLGLSQRDQQHT, encoded by the exons ATGGAGTCTTTACGTGACATGGTCCTCCCACCAGGATTTGGATTCCACCCAAAAGATACTGAGCTCATTTCTCActatctgaaaaagaaaatacatggCCAAAAGATTGAATATGAGATCATTCCAGAGGTGGATATATACAAGCATGAACCATGGGATTTACCTG CAAAGTGCGATGTTCCAACTCAGGATAATAAGTGGCATTTCTTCGCTGCTCGTGACAGAAAGTATCCTAACGGTTCTCGGTCAAATAGGGCAACAGTTGCTGGGTATTGGAAATCCACTGGAAAGGATCGAGCCATAAAAATGGGCAAGCAAACTATAGGAACGAAGAAAACTTTAGTTTTTCATGAAGGCCGCCCACCCACTGGGAGACGTACTGAGTGGATCATGCATGAGTACTATATAGATGAGCGTGAATGTCAAGCCTGCCCTGATATGAAG GATGCATATGTACTTTGTCGTATTACCAAAAGAAATGACTGGATCCCAGGGAATGGCAATGAGTTGGACAACAGTGATCCTCATCCAGAACCATATGATGCTCCTCCATCAGTTATCAGTACTGAACTGCTAAATCCTGCTGCTGAACCAGTTGTCGGTGTTGAAGCTGCACCAGTTACCGTTGCTGAACCTGACGGTGTTACTACGTCAGCTATCACTGCTAATATACCATCTCCTAGTGATGACATTAATCTGGATGATTGGTTGAATGAACTATTTGATCCTTTCTTTGACCCTGAACAGAGTCTGGCTTCTGCTGATCTGTCTCCAGATGAACAAAATGTTGAATCATCG AACCTAGGTGCTTTGGCTCCAAAGGTGGAACAAGACTATTCTAGTCCTAACGAGAACGTAGTAGATGATACGGAGTACTTGTTGCCTGAAGATGTTTACAACATACTGCACCCTGGTACAGATGACTTCAATATGCTCCAGAATCCTTTGGATCAGTACCCCATTCAATATGCAACCGATGTTTGGAGTGGAATTCAGAAGGAAGAACTGTGGTCGCCCCAGGCCAATGCTGAGCCTAGTCAGTCGAATGAAGCTGCTGATAATGGAATTATAAGACGTTATCGTAGTATGAAAACACCTGAAACTAGTGTGCCGCAGTTCAAGGGTAAAACTCAGGCTAAAATGCGGGTTGGGATCAACAAGATGGCTACGAGTAGTTCTGAATCTATCAACCAGACTATCAAGTTTGAGAACAGTGGTCGTCTTGTTGAGCACCAGAAGAACCAAGCGCATGATGTAGCTTCTACCAAGCGGTCAGACGCAGGGAAGCCAAGTACAGAGCTCAGCAGCAATCGAGGATTTCTCAGGGGTATCCGAAATGCATTTGCAGGCTGTTCGGATGCTCGATGGAACATGATACTTGTTGCGGGTTTCGCTATTGGAGTCGCTGTGGTAGCGCTTCATATAGGCCAACGCCTTGGATTAAGCCAGAGAGATCAGCAGCATACCTAG
- the LOC127760757 gene encoding protein CASPARIAN STRIP INTEGRITY FACTOR 1-like produces the protein MGAVKRSSFLLLVVVFALLLLTSMAAGGRKMLINKHQVQSMETSDDESMHQGQEDDEMLAMVHERILRQVKTNDYGNYDSPPTMAKPHAKEIPN, from the exons ATGGGAGCCGTCAAGAGGTctagcttcctcctcctcgtcgtcgtcttcgcttTGCTCCTCCTGACCTCCATGGCAGCAG GAGGGAGGAAGATGTTGATCAACAAGCATCAAGTGCAATCAATG GAGACGTCTGATGATGAATCCATGCATCAAGGGCAGGAAGACGACGAAATGCTGGCGATGGTCCACGAGAGAATTCTGAGGCAGGTGAAGACGAACGACTACGGGAACTACGACTCTCCCCCAACCATGGCTAAGCCTCACGCCAAGGAAATACCTaactaa